In the genome of Myxococcus stipitatus, one region contains:
- a CDS encoding arylsulfatase — MATNGKSKGNGNGHNGNGHGGKQPGRKPNILVIWGDDIGLWNISAYNQGMMGYRTPNIDRIAKEGALMTDCYGQQSCTAGRAAFITGMNPLRTGLTTIGMPGADYGLQDSDPTIAEMLKPLGYTCGQFGKNHLGDSNRYLPTVHGFDEFHGNLYHLNAENEPECPDYPKDPAFKDHFGPRGVLHSWATDRDDPTEEHRWGRVGKQKVVDTGPLTKKRMETVDEEFLASSLAFMEQAVKSDKPFFIWHNTTRTHVWTFLQEKYRNKTGKGLYADAMTELDDIVGMLLAKLDELGIADNTIVVFSTDNGVEKMSWPDGGNAPFRGEKGSTWEGGVRVPCVVRWPGVIEPGTVINDIFAHEDWMPTFVAAAGGPTDLVEKCKQGYSASGKKFRVHLDGYDQRGLLSGKEPGQRHEFVYVLDSGNIAAVRYDDWKVIFAYQDGHGPDMWFSGKRFDPAWPYLINLRSDPFEESLYSGLYTRWYGERMFLFVPAQMLVKKFAQSLLDFVPSQAPGSLSIGPLKDQVRHKMQEAQKQGKSEVGDQVMAFAKEVEKAIHRLQQSHA, encoded by the coding sequence ATGGCGACCAACGGCAAATCCAAGGGCAACGGCAACGGGCACAACGGCAACGGCCACGGCGGCAAGCAGCCAGGGCGGAAGCCGAACATCCTCGTCATCTGGGGCGATGACATCGGCCTGTGGAACATCAGCGCGTACAACCAGGGGATGATGGGCTATCGCACGCCCAACATCGACCGCATCGCCAAGGAAGGCGCGCTGATGACGGACTGCTACGGCCAGCAGAGCTGCACCGCCGGCCGCGCGGCCTTCATCACCGGCATGAACCCCCTGCGCACCGGCTTGACGACCATCGGCATGCCCGGCGCCGACTACGGCCTCCAGGACTCCGACCCCACCATCGCGGAGATGCTCAAGCCCCTGGGCTACACGTGCGGACAGTTCGGAAAGAACCACCTGGGCGACTCCAACCGCTACCTGCCCACCGTGCACGGCTTCGACGAGTTCCACGGCAACCTCTACCACCTCAACGCCGAGAACGAGCCCGAGTGCCCTGACTACCCCAAGGACCCCGCGTTCAAGGACCACTTCGGCCCGCGCGGCGTGCTCCACTCCTGGGCCACCGACCGCGACGACCCGACCGAGGAGCACCGCTGGGGCCGCGTGGGCAAGCAGAAGGTCGTCGACACCGGCCCGCTCACCAAGAAGCGCATGGAGACCGTGGACGAGGAGTTCCTCGCTTCGTCCCTGGCCTTCATGGAGCAGGCGGTGAAGTCCGACAAGCCCTTCTTCATCTGGCACAACACCACGCGCACCCACGTCTGGACCTTCTTGCAGGAGAAGTATCGCAACAAGACGGGCAAGGGGCTCTACGCGGACGCGATGACGGAGCTCGACGACATCGTGGGCATGCTGCTCGCGAAGCTCGACGAGCTGGGCATCGCGGACAACACCATCGTCGTGTTCTCCACCGACAACGGCGTGGAGAAGATGAGCTGGCCGGACGGCGGCAACGCGCCCTTCCGCGGCGAGAAGGGCTCCACCTGGGAAGGCGGCGTGCGCGTGCCCTGCGTCGTGCGCTGGCCGGGGGTCATCGAGCCGGGCACGGTCATCAACGACATCTTCGCCCATGAGGACTGGATGCCCACGTTCGTCGCGGCGGCGGGCGGGCCCACGGACCTGGTGGAGAAGTGCAAGCAGGGCTACAGCGCCAGCGGGAAGAAGTTCCGCGTCCACCTGGACGGGTACGACCAGCGCGGCCTGCTGTCCGGCAAGGAGCCCGGTCAGCGGCACGAGTTCGTGTACGTGCTCGACAGCGGCAACATCGCGGCGGTGCGCTACGACGACTGGAAGGTCATCTTCGCCTACCAGGATGGCCACGGGCCGGACATGTGGTTCAGCGGCAAGCGCTTCGACCCCGCGTGGCCGTACCTCATCAACCTCCGCTCGGACCCGTTCGAGGAGTCGCTCTACTCCGGCCTCTACACCCGCTGGTATGGCGAGCGGATGTTCCTCTTCGTCCCGGCGCAGATGCTGGTGAAGAAGTTCGCCCAGAGCCTCCTCGACTTCGTCCCGAGCCAGGCGCCCGGCAGCCTCAGCATCGGCCCCTTGAAGGACCAGGTGAGACACAAGATGCAGGAGGCCCAGAAGCAAGGGAAGTCCGAGGTCGGTGACCAGGTGATGGCCTTCGCCAAGGAGGTGGAGAAGGCCATCCACCGCCTCCAGCAGAGCCATGCCTGA